A segment of the Actinomycetes bacterium genome:
TCTCCCATTTTGTAGCCAGGACTTCTGAAGAAATAAACCGTATACTGGCTGAAAATAAGGATGGATCGGATGTAATAATCTGTACCCATGGGGGAGTAATTGTGGCTCTGCTGGTATGGTGGCTAAGGGTTCCCAAAGATAGGTGGAGATCCCTTATACAGAGACAGGGAGCCATAAATGTAGTAGTAGTCCACAAGGGCTTTCCTTATATTTCCCAGATAAATTATACCGGCCATCTTAACGGGGCTTACAGGCATGATGAAGACAAGGTAATTGAGGTTTACAGTAAATTAAAGGACGACTAGGGGGAGAGGCATGGAAGAAGAAACCCAGGAAGTTATACCTTCCAATATTGGCCAGATTTTTCTGGAAAACTGGCTCAGTATAGTCATAGTATTGGCAGTACTGATAGTGGTAATTATTATAGTTAAGTTTATTTCCAGGAAAACAAGAAAAGTTTTCGAACAGCGGATAAGCGATGACCGGATGGAAATAAAGAAGCGTTCCTATACCGTTACTTCGGTATTCACAAATGTAATAATTGTAGGCAGCCTAGTGGTGGCTTTAATGATAATTGCTACCCAGCTGGGGATAAATGTTACTCCTCTGTTGGCTGGTGCTGGAGTTGCCGGAATAGTAATAGGCTTTGGAGCCCAGAGTTTGATAAAAGATCTGATCAATGGATCCTTTATACTGTTTGAGCAATGGTTCCAGGTAGATGATATTGTAACCGTTGACGGTACCTCGGGAGTGGTGGAAAAATTTAATCTAAGGACCACTGTATTAAGAGACCTGGAAGGGATAGCCCATTATATACCCAATGGAGAGATTAAGGTGCTTAGCAACAGAACCCATGTATGGTCCAGGGCTATGATTGAAGTAGGAGTCCATTACAAGGAAAATACAGACCGGGTAATAGAGGTAATGGAACAGGTTTTTGATGAGCTGCTTGCAGATGATAATTTTAACCAGTGCATACTGGAGAGACCCCAGATACTGGGCAAGGGGGGCGTGGACAGCCTATCTGATTCTGCAGTAGTATTTAAGATAATATGTAAAGTTGTCCCTCCCAACCAGTGGGATATATCCAGGCAGCTCAGAAAGAGGATCAAGGATAAGTTTGACCAGGTGGGTATAGAGATTCCCTATCCCTGCAGGAATGTATATATAAGGCAGGAAAATAAACAAAAAGTTGTTGATTAATAAATATAAATGTTTATAATATCCCCTTGGACAACAGAATATTTATATTCTTCTGCCCTAATTATAAATTAGGGCCTAATTAACAAAATTAGTCCATAGGAGGAAAAAGTTGAAAAATTATGAACTTGCGCTGGTCTTAGACCCATCCCTGGATGATAAAGGGATTGACGAACAACTATCCAAAATAACAAAAATCATTGAAGAAGGAAAATCCAAGGTCGACGATGTGGATAAATGGGGCATAAAGAAGCTTGCATATCCCATCAAGAAGCAGGAGAACGGGTTTTACTGCTTTGTTTATTTTCAGGCAGAAGGTGAGCTTCTGGATGAATTGGACCGGGTAAACAGAATCAATGATCTTATACTGAGACAACTTATAATCAAACGTGATCAATAAATTATTTTAACCATAAAGAGGGGATATCATGGCTTATGGAGTAAACAATGTATCAATACTGGGAAATCTTACCAGGGACCCGGAGTTAAGGTTTACACCCAACGGCACCCCGGTGGCAGCTTTTGGGATAGCCGCAAACCGGAGATATCAGGATAAACAATCAGGAGAATGGGTCGATGACCCTTCATTCTTCAATGTTTCAGTATGGTTTAAGTTGGCGGAGAATTGTGCCGAAAGCCTGTCCAAAGGCGACCGGGTATTGGTTTCAGGCAGGCTGAACCAGAGAAGCTGGGAAACAAAGGATGGACAGAAAAGATCAACTGTAGAGGTTGTTGCCGACGTAGTGGCTCCCAGCCTGGAGTTTGCTTCCTGCAAGATTAATAGAAATGCAAAAGACAGCAGTTCCTATCAGGCCAGCGAGTCTGAGGAAGAAGTAGATTTTACTGATGAGGATATACCATTTTAGATTAAATTTTAATAAGGAGTGTTTTTAATTGGCTAAGAAAAAGAGAAAAGAAAGAAGAAGAGAATCATTATCAGCTCTTAATCTCAGACAGAGGAAAAGATACTGTTATTTCTGCAAGGAAAACATAGATGATATTGATTACAAAAATGTTAATGTATTGCGAAAATTTATTTCTGATAAGGGTAAAATAAGGCCCAAGAGATCCAGTGGAAATTGTGTTCAGCACCAGAGAAAAGTAGCTATTGCTGTAAAAAGGGCAAGAGAACTTGCTCTTTTACCATACTATAAAAGATAGGTAATCTTTTATGCCCTTTGATAATTTGAATGAATCAGCAGTGAAAATACCAAATTTATTCTTACTTTCACTGCTAACTTTTGTGGCAGCGGTGTTCTCACTGCTGATTCCTATTGCCGGTTATATTGGCTGGGCTCTTATGTCTGTACCTGTTACCTTGCTGGTACTGGCAGAAAGAAAAAGGGACGCAGTTATCTGCGCCATACTGGGAGTGTTTGTATTCCTGTTTATAGACTATGTGCTGTTTTTGTTTATGGCGGCTATGGCTTTGGGCGTCGCCTTTTTGTACCGGTGGCTTAAGGCCAAACAGGTAATACCTTACAGGGCAATCGGGTTTATATGCCTGGTATTTATTGGTTGTTTTTTGATGTATGTGGGTCTGGTGGCAGCTATAAACGGAATAAATTTCTTTAGTGAGTTTCTGGAAAATTATAACCAGTATGTGAATAACATTGCAGACGATCCGGTAATAGCCAGCTATGGTAATTTAATAGCACAGGGTCAGGATCTGGAGCAGGTTATAGACCAAACCCAGAAGGTTCTTTTATTTATTCCCAATATAATTGCGGGCATGTGGATAACCTTTGTGGTTTTTGCATCGGTGATAAACTATGCGGTAAGTACTGTGGTTTTAAGCAAATTCAGAATTGATTTAAAAAAATTGCCCCGGTTCGGGCAATGGGATCTGCCCTGGCATTTGGTATGGGGCCTTATAGCCGGAATAGTTCTTCTGGTGGTTCCATCTTTTTTAAACATTGATGGCCACCTCTTATATATTATAGGTGCAAACCTGCTGATTGTGTTTGGTTTCTTGTACCTGATTTTAGGAATTTCTGTGTTATGGGGAATTTTTGAAAAGTACAAACTTCAATTTGCCTGGCGGATAGCCATACTGCTATTGCTGGGGCTGTTTCTGGGGTTCGTGGTTTTACTGCCCATATTGGGCCTTGTAGATGTCTGGGTAAATATTAGAAAATTAAAAAGATAGTGTACAAATAGGAGGAAAAGTTGGAAATAATTCTTAAAAAATATCAGGAAAATCTGGGAGATGTTGGAGATATAGTAAAAGTAAAAGATGGTTATGCAAAAAATTATCTGATTCCCAACGGTATAGCCCTGCAGGCTACCAAAGGCAATATAAAGCAAATGGAGCTTATTAAAAAAGCGGTACAAAAGGTAGAAGCTAAAAATATTGCCGAAGCCGAAAAACTGGCCGAACAGCTTAAAGATATGGAAATTACCTTTGTGGTAAAAACCAGTGAAGAAGGAAAACTGTACGGGTCCATTACCAATAAGGATATTGCGGAAAAGATTCTGGAGCAAAAGCAGGTAGAAGTAGACAAAAAAAAGATTGCCCTGGATGAACATTTAAAAGAAATTGGCAATTATGATATAGAAATAAAGCTGTATAAAGATGTAAAATGTAACCTGAAGGTAAATGTGGAAAGCGACCAGCCTGTGGAAGCTGAACCCCAGCCTGAGAAGAGTGAGGAATCGTCAGAGCAGAGCGAAGCTCAGCCTGAAGATAATAAACAACAGGAATAATGGATAATACGAGAAATAAAAGTAGATTATCCCCTATAGACACCTCCAAGCTGGAGAGGATACCCCCCTACAATATTGAAGCAGAGGAGTCTCTGCTGGGGGCTATGCTGATATCCAGGGAAGCCATAAGCCAAACCATAGAGATAGTTATACCTGGGTCCTTTTACCGCAGATCCAATCAGATTGTATACCAGGCTATTCTTGAACTTTTTTCCAAAGGCGAACCGGTTGATCCTATCACCATAGCTGATTGCCTGGAAAAGAAAGGACAGCTGGAGCAGGTAGGCGGAAAGACTTTTATCCATTCTTTGGTAAGTAATATGCCTTTGGCTTCCAATGCTTCCTATTATGCACGGATTGTAAACCACAGCCATATTTTAAGGAAGCTGATATATGCTGCTACTGAAATAGCCACCATGGGCTACGAGGTTCCCGATGACCTGGCTGGTACCATAGATAAAGCCCAGCAGTTAATATTTTCGGTATACCAGGATTACAACAAGGGCAGTGACAGCAGCCGTATATCTCCCATGAAGGACATACTATCCGAGGTGTATGAGCAGGTAGAAACCCTTTATGAACATAAATCAGATATAATTGGTATTCCCACCGGGTTTGTAGATCTGGATAAAAAGACCTCGGGTCTACAGAATTCAGACCTTATTGTAGTGGCGGCCAGGCCGGGTATGGGTAAAACCTCTTTTGCGCTTTGTCTGGCCAAACATGTGGCTATGGAAGAAAAATATCCGGTGGCCATATTTTCTTTGGAGATGTCCAAGCACCAGATAGCCCAGAGGCTTCTCTGCGCTGAAGCCAGGATTGATCTTCACCGGTTAAGAAGTGGTAATTTGAGGGACGATGAGTGGCCAAAGCTGGCCCGCTCCATTGAAAAACTTGCCGAAAGCCAGCTGTTTATTGATGATACAGCTTTCCTTACGGTTATGGATTTACGCTCCAGGGCCAGGATGCTGGTTAGTACCTACGGGATCAAGCTGTTGATTGTAGATTATCTTCAGCTTATGGGTTCTGGCTTAAATTACCGGGACAACCGGGTGCTGGAGATAACCGAGATATCCCGGAACCTGAAAGGTATAGCCAAGGAATTAAATATTCCGGTAATAGCAATTTCTCAGTTGTCCAGAGAAGTGGAGAAAAGGGAAAGTAAAAGACCTGCGCTGGCTGACCTGAGGGAATCGGGCGCTATTGAGCAGGATGCTGATTTAGTTATATTTATATACAGGGATGAATATTATAATGAGAAAAGCAAAGATCAGGGCATAGCCGAAATAAATATTGCCAAACATAGAAATGGGCCTACCGCCAGGTTAAGCCTGAATTTTTATAAAGAGTATGCCATGTTTAGAAATTTAAGTAAGGTAAATGAAAATAACTAGGAGTTCAAGATGCCAAGTATAGTATTGGTAGGTACCCAGTGGGGTGACGAAGGAAAAGGTAGGATAACCGATCTTTTAGCCAGGAAGATGGATTATGTGGTTAGATTCCAGGGCGGAGATAATGCCGGACATACAGTGGTGTTAAAAGATGAGGAATTTAAACTGCATTTGATCCCCTCCGGTATTTTCTACCCCGACACCATATGTGTAATAGGAAATGGCGTGGTAATTAATCCCCGGGTACTGATTGAAGAAATAGAAGAGCTGCAGTCCAGGGGCATAGATGTGGAAAATTTAAGAATAAGCTGCAATGCTCACCTTATAATGCCCTACCACACGCTTCTGGATAAGGCAGCTGAGGGAAGGCTGGGCAAATCCAAGATTGGAACCACCCACAAGGGAATAGGGCCGGTTTACTCTGACAAGGCGGCAAGAATAGGGATAAGAATTCAGGATTTGCTGGACCCCAAGATATTTAAAACCAAGCTCGAGGAAGCTTTAAAACTAAAAAACGGGATACTGGAAAAGATATATGGCTTAGAGACTTTAGATTCGGAGCAGGTATTTGATACCTATTGCGGGTATGCACAGAAGTTAGGTAAATATATCATAGATACATCCATCCTTATAAATCAGGCCCTGGATGCCAACCGCAAGGTTCTGTTCGAAGGTGCCCAGGCTACTATGCTGGATATTGACCATGGTACCTATCCTTTTGTGACTTCTTCTTCTACTATTGCCGGGGGCGCTTATATAGGAGCGGGAGTGGGCCCGGGAAGAATAGATGAAGTACTGGGAGTAGTGAAAGCCTATACTACCAGGGTGGGTTCGGGACCTTTCCCCACCGAGCTGGAAGATGAGACCGGGGAATTATTGAGAAAAAGAGGCCATGAATACGGCACCACTACCGGAAGGGCAAGAAGATGCGGCTGGCTGGATGCAGTGGTATTAAGGTATTCGGCCATGATCAACCAGCTGGACAGCATGGCTATTACCAAGCTGGATGTTTTAACCGGTGTAGATAAAATCAATATTTGCGTAGGTTACAAATATGAAGATAAAATCTATAAGGAACTTCCGCCCCATCAGACCATAATGCATAAATGTGAACCGGTTTATGAAACCATGGATGGGTGGAAAGAGGAACTCAGTCATATAAAGTCATTTAATGACCTGCCGGAAAATGCCCAGAAATACATTCACCGTATCCAGGAACTTATTAAAGTTCCTGTATCCATGGTAAGTGTGGGGGCTGAAAGAAGCCAGATAATTATGAAAGACAGTGGTTTTAGCAGCCAGCTGTTTGGCTCAGGGGTAACGGCAATTATTTAGTCATCAGGGAGTATTTATGAATATCTTAATAATAGGGGGCGGAGGAAGAGAGCACTGTTTGGCCTGGAAAATTTCAAAGAGTGCCATGGCAGATAAGATTTTTGCAGCCCCCGGCAATATCGGAATGGCTGGAGTGGCTGAGTGTGTGGATATTGGAGTTAATGATTTCAAATCTCTGGCAGATTTTGCCGTGGATCAAAATATAGGCCTTACTGTGGTAGGCCCGGAAGCTCCCCTGGTGGAAGGTATTGCAGATTATTTTAGAGAGAGGGATCTGGATATATTTGGGCCCGGGAAACAAGGTGCAAAAATTGAGGGCAGTAAGGTATTTACCAAAAATTTGGCCTGGAAATACAAAATACCTGCAGCCAGGGGGCATGTATTTTCTGAAAAAGACTATAAGCTGGCCCAAAAATATATACAGGATATAGACAGGTATCCCCTGGTGCTGAAGGCTGACGGACTGGCAGCAGGAAAGGGAGTTATTATTGCCAATGACCGCAGTCAGGCTCTGGTCGGACTGGGTGATTTCTTTCTAAATAAAAAATTTGGGAACGCCGCACATAAGATAATAATTGAAGAATTTTTAGAAGGATATGAGCTATCGCTGCTCTGTCTTTATGATGGCCACAGGCTGCTGCCTCTGGATACAGCCCAGGATTACAAAAGAATATTTGACCAGGACAGGGGTAAAAATACTGGGGGCATGGGAAGCTACAGCCCCGTACCATGGGCAGACAAACCCTTGATGGATAAAATAGTAAACCAGATAATAGAGCCCACCTGCAGGGGCCTGGAGGCTGAGCAGATAGACTACCGGGGCATATTGTATGCGGGACTGATGATATCTGACGGACAGCCGTACCTGCTGGAATATAATTGCCGCTTCGGAGACCCCGAGACCCAGGCGGTATTGCCCCGGATGGAAGACGATTTGCTGCCCTATCTGGTTGACTGTGCCCGGGGGCAATTAAAAATCGGTGAAGCGGCCTGGAGCCGGAAAAAATGTGTATGTGTAATACTTGCCTCCAGGGGTTATCCGGAAACTTCTTCCAAAGGGGATATTATAACCGGTCTTAAGGATGTAACCGGCGATGAATCAATCCTGGTATTCCATGCTGGAACCGGGGGCAAAGATGGACATGTTGCAACTAATGGGGGCCGGGTATTGGGAGTAGTAAATATGGCCGACAGTTTTGAGGAAGCCAGAAAGAATATATATGCAGCCATAGAAAAAATTAAGTTTGAGGGCAAACAGTTCAGAACCGATATTGCATTATCGGCAGAGGAGGGAAATTTATGAGTAAAGCAATGGGTAAAATAGCTATAGTTATGGGCTCCAGTTCTGATGAAGAGGTAATGAAGCCTGCAGCTAATACATTAAAAAAGTTTGGTATAGAATATGACACACACATTCTTTCTGCACATAGGATGCCTAAAAAAACGGCAAAATTTGCCGCAGAAGCAATAGATAAGGGCTATGAGATTATTATTGCCGGTGCGGGCAAAGCAGCGCATTTGCCTGGAGTAATAGCTTCACATACCACCTTGCCGGTAATAGGAGTTCCGGTAGAGACTTCTGATCTGGGCGGTCTGGATTCGCTGTTGTCCATAGTACAGATGCCTTCAGGAGTACCGGTAGCAACGGTGGCCATAAATGGATCGAAAAATGCAGCCATACTGGCGGTACAGATTCTGGCCTTAAAGTATCCTGACCTTAAGGATAAACTGGGCCATTACAAGTCCGATTTGGAATCATAATATTTATTAAAAAAATATTAAAATTTAGCCTGGCAGATGTTTTCTGGCTGTTTTTCTGTTATCATTTTTTTAAAATTTATGGTTATACCAAGTAAAAAATGAATAAAGATATAAAAATTAAGGTAACTGATTTCGGGTTTTTTTATGGCACTAGCAAGGTGCTTGCGGATATTGATATTGATATACAAAAAGATACCATCACCGCTATAATAGGGCCCTCTGGTTGCGGCAAATCCACTTTTTTAAGATCTTTTAACCGCATGAATGACCTTCTGACCAATACTAAAGTGGAAGGCAGGGTGCTTATCGATGACTCCAATATTTATAGCAGCAGCATAGATGTGGTAGATCTGAGAAAAAGGGTAGGCATGGTTTTTCAAAGGCCCAATCCCTTTCCCAAAACCATTTACGATAATGTTGCCTACGGTCCCCGTTTGCACGGAAAGCACAGTAAGTCAGAACTGGATGGTATTGTTGAAAACAGCCTGAAACAGGCGGCGCTATGGAATGAAGTAAAACACAAGTTAAATAAAAATGCTCTGGAGCTTTCCGGCGGCCAGCAGCAGAGGCTCTGTATAGCCCGGGTCCTGGCAGTAGATTCAGAAATAATATTGATGGATGAGCCAGCATCAGCGCTTGACCCCATTTCTACCCAGAAAATAGAAGACCTCATAGATGAATTAAAGGAAAATTATACCATTGTTATAGTTACCCATAATATGCAGCAGGCGGCCAGGGTTTCCCAGAAAACAGCTTTTATGCTTACCCAGGAAATAGGGCAGCCGGCCACTTTGATCGAATATGGAGATACCAATAAGATTTTTACCAACCCTTCCGATAAAAGGACTGAGAATTATATTACCGGACGGTTCGGTTAAATTAATATTTATAGTCTTTGACATCTTATAACCAATAAAATATAATACCCAAATTAAATACAAGTAATTTAAATTGGGAGTATTATCCATATGAAGGTTTATCGTCTTACTGGAGAAGGTTATGAGATGCTCTTAAAAGAGCTGGATGACCTGGTTAAGAATAAAAGAAAAGAGATTGCTGATAGGTTAAGGGATGCAAAGAAGTCAGGCGGGGACCTCAGTGAAAACTCTGAATACGAATATGCCAAAAATGAGCAGGCGTTTACAGAAGGCAGAATAGAGCAGATAAATGAGATTTTACAGAATCATGTCATTATAAATGGAGAAAACAGCGGATCACATGTTGACCTGGGCTCAACCGTAGTGTTAAAAGATATGGACAGCGGCAAGGAGAAAAAGTACAAGGTAGTTAGTTCCATAGAGACAGATCCGGAAAAGAATAAGATTTCAGACGAGAGCCCTATTGGAAGTTCTCTTTTGCATAAAAAAATTGGTGACGAGATTATAGTAAAAACCCCCCAGGACAAGAAGAAATTTAAGATTGTAGATATAGTTTAATCCTTTTTATTATCTAACAGCCGGCGGTAATTTTTATGAGCAATAACAACAAATCCCAGGAGCAATATTTGCTGGAAACCGAACAGCCTTTAAGCGAGCCTTTACAGTTAAAATTAGAACAGATAAAAAAACTAAAGCAAAAAGGCGAGATTCTTTACAGTAATGATTTTAGGCCCAGTGCTGTTATTGGGGATCTAAAAGAACAATATTCAGGTCTGGAACAGGGAGAAAAAACCGAAGAGGAATTTCAGGTAGCCGGCAGGATTACCGGGTTTAGAAAACACGGTAAGGCTACTTTTGCCGATATTAAAGATTCCCGGGATAAACTGCAGCTGTATCTGAGCTTGAAGGTAGTGGGTGATGAAGGGTATGAGAAGTTTAATCAGCTGGACATAGGAGACTGGATAGGGGTAAGCGGTCATCTTTTTAAAACCAGAACCGGAGAGCTGTCTCTAAATGTAAATCAGTTTAAGCTGCTGTCCAAATCTATAAGGATTTTACCGGAGAAATGGCATGGCTTGAAAGATAAAGAGTTAAGGTACAGGCAAAGATACCTTGATTTCCTGGTTAACCCTGAAGTAAAAGAAGTTTTTGTAAAGAGGATACGTATTATAGAAAAAATAAGGGAGTTTTTAAATAATAAGGGTTTTCTGGAAGTAGAAACACCCATGTTGCAGACTATTCCGGGAGGTGCTACTGCCAGGCCCTTTGTAACCCACCATAATGCATTGGATATTGATCTTTATTTAAGGATAGCGCCGGAACTTTATTTAAAACGGCTCATAGTGGGCGGTTTCGAAAAGGTTTATGAGATAAACAGGAATTTTAGAAACGAAGGAATATCCTATAAGCATAATCCCGAGTTTACCATGCTGGAATTTTACCAGGTATTCTCAAATTACAGAGAGCTTGCTGCTCTTACCGAAAACCTGATAAAATTTGTAGCCAGTGAGGCACTGAGAAGTTTGGAGATAAGCTACCGGGGCAAAGATATAAGCCTGGATGGTGAATGGAAGAAGATAAGCATGATAGACGCCATATCAGAGATAGGTAATATTGAAGTAAGTTTTGACATGGACAGGGACCAGCTGGCAAAAATTGCAGAGAAACAGGGGCAAGAGGTACCTTCGTTTTTTGGGAAGGGCAAAATTATAAACCTGATATTTGAAGCTGTGGTGGAGCCCAGGCTGGTACAGCCAACCTTTATTATGGATTTTCCCATAGAGATATCGCCCCTGGCTAAAAAACATCCCGGCAACCCGGAGCTGGTAGAAAGGTTTGAATTATTTATAGGGGGAGAAGAAATAGCCAATGCTTTTACCGAGCTTACCGATCCTGCCGAGCAGCTGTCCCGGTTTTTGAAACAGGCCCGGAGCAGTGATGAGGAAGAAAGGCTGGGCGGCAAGGTGGATAAGGACTTTATAAAGGCTTTGGAATACGGGATGCCTCCTACCGGCGGTGAAGGAATAGGGATTGACCGGCTGGCCATGGTGCTTACTGGTTCAGAGTCTATTAAAGATGTATTGCTGTTCCCCCTGATGAAGCCGGAATCCGAATAGTGACCTGTTTAATATTTAGAATTAGAAATGATATAATTTAATCGGTGATGCAATTATGTTATGTGACTTCTGCGGTATCAATAAAGCCAATGTTCATTTAATAAAAATCATTGACAATGAAATAGAAAAAATCAATCTCTGTTCCGAATGCGCCCAGCAGATATCAATGGGCTCGGAACAGGATATTTTAGAAGGTCTGGCAGATATACTGGTCAAAATGTTTGCCCAGGGCAAAAAGGATACAAACCGTAAGCCGTTCCGGGCTTTAAAAGAAAGTCCTGAAGTGGATACGAAGTGTAGTAATTGCGGTATTGATCTTTCCACTATAAAGAAAACGGGTAAAGTAGGATGTGCCCAGTGCTATAAAGAATTCAGCGAAATATTTCTGCCTCTGTTAGAAGCTATTCACGGCAGCATAGAATACAGGGGTAAAATACCTTTAAATTCCAGCTTTACCTATAAAGTGGAAAAGAAAATCAAGGACCTGAAATCAAAGCTTGATGAAGCAGTAATTATAGAGAATTTCGAAGAAGCTGCCAAGCTCAGGGATATGATAAAAAGGCTGCAAAAAAGACTCTATGTAAAGAGTAAAAAATGAAAGGGCTGACCACATACCTGAAAAAGAGGAAGATGGTAGCCGGCAATGGCCCCATCTTATACAGCAGGGTGAGCATATCCAGAAATCTGGTTGGTTACAAGTTCGGATTGACCATCAAACCCCAGGAAAAGAAAAAGATACTCTCCCTGGCCAGGATTGCTGCTTCCGATATAGAGGAATTTTCCGGGTTTGCTTTTTTTGACTTAAGGCGGCTAAATGGGTTAGAGAGAGAATTACTGATAGAAGGCAACATTATAACCAGGCCCATGTCTACCAAAGTAACCGGTAGAGGAGTGTTCGTAAGGTTGACCGATAACGGCAGCAATATGATTAGCTCGGTTATGGTAAACGAGGAAGATCATTTCAAAATACAGGCCTTAAAGCCCGGATGGGGGATAAGGGATATACACCGCAGGGTATCAGGTCTGGAAAAGAAGCTGGAAGACAAGCTGAGTTTTTGTTTTGATCCGGATTTGGGTTATCTTACTTCCTGTCCCACCATGGTAGGTTCAGGTCTGGAGGTATCGGTTCTGGTTCACCTGCCGGCGCTGGTTATGAGCTTTAAGATCAATGACCTTATAAAAAGATTGAACAATTTGGACTGCATCCTTCAGGGTTACCATATTGACGGGTCCGAGGTACTGGGGAATTTATTTCTGGTTTCCAAGGAAAGTTCACTTAAAAACAATGATATTGATACAGTTGAAGAAATGGAAGCAATTTGTTTAAATATCATTGAAGAAGAAAACCTGCAGACGGAAGCCTTGAGCAAGGATACACCGGTAAGTATTGTGGATAATATTTACAGGTCATTCGGTGTATTAAAATATGCCCGGTTGTTATCCTTTGATGAGGCCATAGAGCTTCTGTCCATGGTGTGGCTGGGTAAAAAGTTAAAAATTTTGTATAATTTGAAGGAATTTGATTTTTACCGGCTGATTAATATAATTGGTAATTCATATATAAAAAATTATATTGGAGAAAAAAAAGATACGGAAGATCAAGTAGATGCCCTTAGGGCAGATATATTGAGAGAAGAAATTTTAAAAGGGAATGATTAATATGTTTGAGAGGTTTACAGAAAGGGCCAGAAAAGTTGTAGTCAGGGCCCAGGACGAAGCAAGATTTCTAAAACAAAACTATATAGGAACCGAGCATCTATTATTAGGTTTAGTTGATGAAAAAGAAGGCATTGCATCCAAGGTTTTAGAAAGCCTGAGTGTGTCTGCATCCGATATCAGAGATGCAGTCAATGATTCGGTTACCGAGGGAAGCTCAGAATCTTATGAACACATACCGTTTACCCCCAGAGCCAAAAAGGTTCTGGAGCTGTCCTTAAGGGAAGCACTACAGATGGGCCATAACTATATCGGCACCGAGCATATACTGCTGGGTTTACTCCGGGAAGGGGAAGGAGTGGCTGCCAGGGTATTAAACAGTCTGGGTATCACTCTGGAAACAGTGAAGGCCAAGGTAAAGGAAATACTTAATAAATATCCGTTTTATTCACAGAGCCAGGATAGCCAGTCCCAGAGCCGGACCAGCAAAAAAGTACTCAAGACCCTCAGCCAGTACGGCAAGGACCTTACCCAGCTGGCCCAGGAAGGAAAACTTGACCCGGTTATCGGCAGGAAAAAGGAAATTGAAAGGGTTATGCAGATATTATCCAGGAGGACCAAAAAAAATCCTATACTTATAGGTGAATCGGGGGTAGGCAAGACAGCCATAGTGGAAGGCCTGGCCCAGCAGATAGTAGCCCAGTCAGTTCCTGCAAATTTACAGGGTAAAAAAATATTTACCCTTGATCTTGGTTCCCTGGTGGCAGGCTCAAGGTACCGGGGCGATTTTGAGGAGAGGCTCAAGAAGGTCCTGGCAGAAATAAAAGAAGATGGTGATGTAATCCTGTTTATTGATGAGGTACATACCCTGGTGGGGGCAGGAGCGGCCGAGGGAGCAATAGATGCGGCCAGCATACTT
Coding sequences within it:
- the dnaB gene encoding replicative DNA helicase, yielding MDNTRNKSRLSPIDTSKLERIPPYNIEAEESLLGAMLISREAISQTIEIVIPGSFYRRSNQIVYQAILELFSKGEPVDPITIADCLEKKGQLEQVGGKTFIHSLVSNMPLASNASYYARIVNHSHILRKLIYAATEIATMGYEVPDDLAGTIDKAQQLIFSVYQDYNKGSDSSRISPMKDILSEVYEQVETLYEHKSDIIGIPTGFVDLDKKTSGLQNSDLIVVAARPGMGKTSFALCLAKHVAMEEKYPVAIFSLEMSKHQIAQRLLCAEARIDLHRLRSGNLRDDEWPKLARSIEKLAESQLFIDDTAFLTVMDLRSRARMLVSTYGIKLLIVDYLQLMGSGLNYRDNRVLEITEISRNLKGIAKELNIPVIAISQLSREVEKRESKRPALADLRESGAIEQDADLVIFIYRDEYYNEKSKDQGIAEINIAKHRNGPTARLSLNFYKEYAMFRNLSKVNENN
- a CDS encoding mechanosensitive ion channel family protein; protein product: MEEETQEVIPSNIGQIFLENWLSIVIVLAVLIVVIIIVKFISRKTRKVFEQRISDDRMEIKKRSYTVTSVFTNVIIVGSLVVALMIIATQLGINVTPLLAGAGVAGIVIGFGAQSLIKDLINGSFILFEQWFQVDDIVTVDGTSGVVEKFNLRTTVLRDLEGIAHYIPNGEIKVLSNRTHVWSRAMIEVGVHYKENTDRVIEVMEQVFDELLADDNFNQCILERPQILGKGGVDSLSDSAVVFKIICKVVPPNQWDISRQLRKRIKDKFDQVGIEIPYPCRNVYIRQENKQKVVD
- the rplI gene encoding 50S ribosomal protein L9, whose translation is MEIILKKYQENLGDVGDIVKVKDGYAKNYLIPNGIALQATKGNIKQMELIKKAVQKVEAKNIAEAEKLAEQLKDMEITFVVKTSEEGKLYGSITNKDIAEKILEQKQVEVDKKKIALDEHLKEIGNYDIEIKLYKDVKCNLKVNVESDQPVEAEPQPEKSEESSEQSEAQPEDNKQQE
- a CDS encoding YybS family protein → MPFDNLNESAVKIPNLFLLSLLTFVAAVFSLLIPIAGYIGWALMSVPVTLLVLAERKRDAVICAILGVFVFLFIDYVLFLFMAAMALGVAFLYRWLKAKQVIPYRAIGFICLVFIGCFLMYVGLVAAINGINFFSEFLENYNQYVNNIADDPVIASYGNLIAQGQDLEQVIDQTQKVLLFIPNIIAGMWITFVVFASVINYAVSTVVLSKFRIDLKKLPRFGQWDLPWHLVWGLIAGIVLLVVPSFLNIDGHLLYIIGANLLIVFGFLYLILGISVLWGIFEKYKLQFAWRIAILLLLGLFLGFVVLLPILGLVDVWVNIRKLKR
- the ssb gene encoding single-stranded DNA-binding protein, producing MAYGVNNVSILGNLTRDPELRFTPNGTPVAAFGIAANRRYQDKQSGEWVDDPSFFNVSVWFKLAENCAESLSKGDRVLVSGRLNQRSWETKDGQKRSTVEVVADVVAPSLEFASCKINRNAKDSSSYQASESEEEVDFTDEDIPF
- the rpsR gene encoding 30S ribosomal protein S18, with product MAKKKRKERRRESLSALNLRQRKRYCYFCKENIDDIDYKNVNVLRKFISDKGKIRPKRSSGNCVQHQRKVAIAVKRARELALLPYYKR
- the rpsF gene encoding 30S ribosomal protein S6; translated protein: MKNYELALVLDPSLDDKGIDEQLSKITKIIEEGKSKVDDVDKWGIKKLAYPIKKQENGFYCFVYFQAEGELLDELDRVNRINDLILRQLIIKRDQ